ATAACATTATAAAGCATGTAGGTGTTGAAAAAAGCTACATGGAATAATATGTAAATGACGAAAAAAGTCTTAAAGTTTTTGTAATACAATCATAAAAAGTAGAATATGTTTGATAGCTACTAGTTATGCATAAAATATTTTAATATAATAAAATAGGTCAAAAATAATAGAGGGGTGGTATTATTAATACAGATGAATTAACTAACAGGATAAATTATCTTTATAAGAAAAGTAAAGAAGAAAAGCTTACGGATGAAGAAATATTAGAGCAAAAAGAATTAAGACAAAAGTATATTGATAATGTTAAAAGAAATTTCCGTGCGCAACTAGATACAATTAAAAAAGTATAATATAAACAATAAATTATTAGGAATGGGGGGATTATTTTGGCTGTTACCATAGAGGAGCTAATAGAACATTTTAGTTTAGAAGTTTTGGTAGAGGGTGGTAAGGGAAAGTTAATTAATGTTAGTGATATTAATAGACCAGGATTACAAATTGCCGGCTTTTATGAATATTTTGGTAATAAAAGGGTGCAACTAATAGGCATGGCAGAGTGGAGTTTTTTAGATTGTATGGAAGAGGACCTTAGGCAGAAACGATTAAATAAATATTTCAAATTGGAAACGCCTTGTGTTATATTGACTAGAGATTTGCAGCCGCATAAGGAACTCATTAAGGCGGCAGAGGAAAATGGTCAATGGCTTTTACGAACAAAATCAATTTCTACAAGATTTAGTAGTAAACTTACTAATTACCTAGATGCAGAGTTAGCGCCAGAAACAAGGCTTCATGGTGTCCTATTAGATGTTTATGGTATAGGAATATTAGTAACTGGGGAAAGTGGAATTGGTAAAAGTGAATGTGCTTTAGAATTAATAAAGAGAGGCCATAGGTTGATTGCAGATGATGCAGTAGACATAAAAGAAGTTGATGGTGTGTTACTAGGAAGATGCCCTTACATAACCTCTGGAATGCTTGAAGTAAGAGGTATGGGAATAATAGATATTCCAGCAATTTATGGAATGAGTTCAGTTTTAAATACTAAGACTATTAGTTTACTTATTTCGCTTACTCAGTGGAACGAGAGCGAGGAATATGATAGGCTTGGTATTGATAATCAATTTATGGATATACTAAGTGTGAATTTAAGGAAAATAACGTTGCCAGTTAGGCCGGGGAGAAATATAGCAGTTATTATTGAAGCTGCCGCAGCCAATTATATATATAGCTTAAATTCTAAGATAACCCCTGTGGAAACTATAAATATGAGAATAGAGGAAGTAACTAAAGCACGTGTTGATTAACTAATAATTATAGTGAAAAGCAAATAACAAAATAGATTTAATATTTGCAATCCAAGGTAAAATTTAGTAGTATAGTAGATACGAAAAGTAATTATTGTATGGAGGTAGTAAAAATGTCAGATGTTAAAAGTTTAGAAAAAACATATGAAGTAGCTTGGGACAAATATAATAAAAATGATCTCGAAAAAGTATTTACATTATCGGATAATTATATAGATTTTATGTCAAAATGCAAAACTGAAAGAGAATGTGTAACAGAGTTTATTACACTTGCTAAAAAAAATGGTTATAAAAATATTGATACTTATATAAACGAGGGTACTAAATTAAAAGCTGGTGATAAAGTTTATGCAAGTAGCATGGGAAAAACTTTAGCATTATTTTTAATCGGGTCTGAGCCTATTGAAAAGGGTTTTAAAATTTTAGGTGCTCATATTGACTCACCAAGACTTGATTTAAAACCCAATCCACTATATGAGGATTCAGATTTAGCATTAGTTAAAACACATTACTACGGTGGTGTTAAAAAATACCAATGGGTTACCTTGCCTCTTGCTATACATGGTGTTGTAGTTAAGAAAGACGGAACAGTGGTAAATGTAGTAATAGGAGAAGATGAAAAAGAACCAGTAGTTGGAATTTCGGATCTTCTAATTCACTTATCTGCAGATCAAATGAAAAAAACTTTAGATAAAGCTATTGAAGGCGAAGATTTGAATGTATTTATGGGAAGTATACCAATAAAGGATAAAGATGCTAAAAATAGAGTAAAGTTAAATATTTTAAAACTTTTAAATAATAAATATGGTATAGATGAAGAAGACTTTGTATCATCAGAATTAGAAGTAGTACCTGCAGGTCGGGCTAGGAATTATGGCCTAGATAGCAGTATGGTTATGGCTTATGGACATGATGATAGAGTTTGTGCATATACTTCATATGAAGCATTAATGAACATGAAGCAAACAGACAAAACATGTATAGTTTTACTTGTTGATAAAGAAGAAGTTGGAAGTATTGGCGCAACTGGAATGCAATCAAAATTCTTTGAAAACACAGTAGCTGAAGTTGTTAATTTACTCGGGAAATACAGTGAGTTAAAAGTAAGAAGGGCACTTGCGAATTCAAAAATGTTGTCTTCAGACGTAACTGCTGCATATGACCCAACGTTTCCATCAGTTATGGAGAAACGTAATTCTGCATATTTTGGCAAAGGTATAGTTTTAAACAAATATACTGGAGCTCGTGGAAAAAGCGGATGCAATGATGCAAATCCAGAATTTATTGCAGAGCTTAGAGGCATAATGGAAAAACATAATATAACATGGCAGACATCAGAACTTGGAAAAGTAGACCAAGGCGGTGGAGGTACTATAGCTTATATATTAGCTGAGTATGGTATGCAGGTTATTGATTCAGGAGTTGCTCTTCATAATATGCATGCACCATGGGAAATTGCAAGTAAAGCAGATATCTATGAAGCATGTAGAGCTTACGAAGCATTTTTAATAGAAGCTTAGTAAAATGAAAAAAGGAGATGTGAAAACATCTCCTTTTATGATTCTAGTTTATTTACAAAGATAGCTAGTTCTTCATTACTTAAGGAAACGCATCCAACAAGGCCATGACCAGTGTCAGATGTTGAAATTCCATGAAAATCTGAACCGGCAGTAACAAATTTGTTGTATTCTTTAGCTTTTGCTTTTAGGAGCGATTTCTGTTTTTTTGTGTTTACTGGATAAACTGCTTCAATACCATCAAAATCAAATCCTAACATCTCATCTATAGAAGTTTTTTTAATTAAAACTGGATGTGCAAGTACAACTAATGCGTTAACCTTCTTTAATAGGCTTATACCATCAGCTGTTGGAATTCTTTTAATGTGCACATATGCAGGGCTATCGTTTGAAAGAAAAGTATCAAATATATAGTTCCAATCATATTTATAGCCAGCATCAATTATGGCTTTAGCTATATGTGGCCTAGCTATTACCCCTTTTGCCTGATCTAGAACCTTTTGGTAGTCTAATTTTATTTTGAAAAATAGATCTAGATTTTCTACTATTTTTCTGCCTCTAAATACTCTAAAATCATCTATATCTTTTAAAAAATTTTGAAAATCTAAATTTTTATATTCATCGTCTTTAAAATATCCAAGAATATGGATGCTTTCATTATTATGAACTGTAGATAATTCTATACCAGGTATTACCCTTATATTATTATTTATACCTTCTCTAATTCCTTCCTCGACATTTAAAGTAGTGTCATGATCAGTTATTGCAATAATATCTAATCCATTTAAAGAAGCCTCGTGAATTAATTCCTTAGGACTTAGTTTTCCATCAGATGCATTTGTATGAAGATGGAAATCACCTCTGTTGTACATATAATCACCTCGAATTTATTGTTTAACATAGTACCATTTTAACCAATCTTTACTTATATTAAAAGGGGTTTGTTATAAATAATAATTATTATTAGTTATCAAAGGAATTGTATTTGGGTGACTATAAAGTATATTAGTGACTTTCAATATTTTATTACTAATGATTTTGTGTAAATTATTTGATATAATAGGTAATTATAATAGAATAGGAGATCGTTTATGTTTTTAATGATAGATAATTATGATTCATTTGTATATAACCTAGTTAGATATTTTGAAGAATTAGGTGAGAAGGTATTGGTATATAGAAATGATAAGATTACCTTAGCAGATATAAAGAGAATTAAACCAGAAGGAATAATTATTTCGCCAGGCCCAAAATCTCCAGAATATGCAGGGAAATGCATGGAGATAGTAGAAAAATTTAAAGGGCACATACCTATTTTGGGGATATGTTTAGGCCATCAGGTTATTGCTAAGGTGTTTGGTGGCAAAATCGTGCCTGGACGTGAACCTGTGCATGGGAAGGTATCTGTAATTAAACATAGTGGAAAATATATTTTTAAAGATATAAAGAGTCCAATGAAGGTTACAAGGTACCATTCATTAATAGTGGAAAGAGATTCGTTACCTGAGGTATTAGAAATTACTAGTGAAACTGATGATGGAGTTATAATGGGAATAAGACATAAAAATTATTTTATAGAAGGATTACAATTTCACCCAGAAGCTGAGCTTACGCAGTATGGACATGAAATTCTTGAAAATTTTATTAAGGAAGTTAGAAGTCAAAACAAATTAGTTAAAGGTTAAGGAGAAGAAATGAAACTGACAATTGAAAAAGTACACACTAAACTTGATGGTTTTGATATATATTCTTTATTTAAAGAAAATCTTGATACTATATTATTAGATAGTGTTAGGGATAAAGAAACATTAGGAAGATATTCTTTTATAGGAGTTAATTGTTTTTTTAAATTTAAAAGTAAAAATGGTATGTGTAATACTTTTGGTGAAGCATATGCAGGGAATACATTTGAAGAGCTAAATAAGATTCTAAAAGAGTATCATATAGAAAACAATACAGAATTACCATTTGTGGCTGGTGGTATGGGATATTTTTCATATGACCTAGGCAGGGAACTTGAAGAGTTACCGAATATAGCAAAGGAAGATATAGATATACCTCATTGCTGTTATAACTTTTATGATAATATAATTATTATAGATAATCTTAAAAAAAACACTTATATATCTGCACTAGGAATACTTAAATCTCAGAAAGACAGTATTTACGATATAAAAGGCCGTATACAAAATGGTAATAAAGTTAGATATGAAAAAGTGGGAGACATAAAGAATGAATTTATTTCGGATTTTCAAAAAAGTCAGTACATTAATACTCTATCAAAGGTAAGATCTTATATAAAAAGTGGAGACATATATATTACAAATTTATCACAAAGGTATAGTTGCAGCATAAAGCGAAACGCATATGAAATATATAAAGATTTAAGACATATAAATCCGGCACCATTTGCTGCTTTTATGAATTTTGAGGACTTTAATATAATATGTTCTTCCCCAGAAAGATTTCTAAGCATAAAGGATAGAATGGTAGAAACTAGACCTATAAAGGGAACTATGCCAAGGGGTAAAGATGTAGATGAGGACAACAGAAATAAAAATATATTAATAAATAGTGAAAAGGATAAAGCTGAACTTTTAAATGTTGTTGATTTAGAAAGAAACGATTTAAGCAAAGTTTGCAAACCAAATTCAGTTAAAGTAACACAGCTTTTTAAATTAGAGGAGTATAGTACAGTCTTTCATTTGGTATCTACAGTCGTAGGTAAATTAAAAGAGGAAGTAGGTCCAATCGAATGCATTAAGGCATGTTTTCCCGGAGGCTCCATAACTGGTACCCCCAAAATACGTTCCATGGAAATTATCGAGGAATTAGAACCTGTGCGGAGAAATATATATACGGGCGCTCTTGGATATTTGGGATTTGACGGGAATGTAGATTTGAATATAGTTATTAGAACAATTTTAATAAAGGGAAATAAAGCCTATTTCGGAGTAGGTGGAGGTATAACTTGGGATTCTAATGAAGAATCAGAATATGATGAAACTCTAGATAAGGCGAGGGCATTAATGAGAGTCCTATAAATTAGAAAAGAAAGAATAATGAAACTTGCCACTTGCCACGTGGGTGGCACCGAAAAAGGAGGGTATTATGATACTTATGAATGGTGAAGAGAACGAGGATAAGATATCTTTAGATAGTGGATTTTTTTTCGGTAGGGGAGCATTTGAGACAATACTTGTCAAAGAAGAGCCAATTCTTCTTGCAAATCATATAAAAAGGTTAAACAGCGGGCTTAATACACTAGGAGTAAATAAAAAAATTACCCAGGAAGAAATTTATGAGGCTGTTTTAAAGCTTAATTGTAAAAATTGCGTGTTTAAAATTATGGTATCTGAAAAGAATACTATAATTACTACAAGGCAAATTCCGTATAAGAAGAGTGACTATGAAAATGGATATTCATTAGGGTTAAGTGAAGTTAGGCGAAATGCATATTCTAATTTGACATATATTAAATCATTTAATTATGTGGAAAATATAATTGAACGAGGTATTATTATAGATAAAGGGCATAATGAGGCTCTGTTTTTAAATACAGATGGATTTTTAAGTGAGGGAGCTGTAAGTAATATATTCTTCGTTAAGAATGAGACTATATATACACCGAAAATTAAATGTGGATTATTGCCAGGTATTGTGAGGGAGTTCGTTATTCAAAATTCATCAGCTATGGGATTAATTGTAGAGGAAGGAGAGTTTACATATGATCAATTGGTGGATGCTGAGGGTGTATTTATAACTAATAGTATTATGGGTATAATGAAGGTGAGTAAAGTTGACGATAAGGTTCTTAATCAAAGCACAGTTGTATCTGAAATAAAAGGGTATTACGATACATACGTACAAAGATACAAGGGTTAAGGCTACTTTAAAGGGGTGGGAATCATAAATAACAGTTTAATAGATGACAAAGTAGATCTTATTATAAAAAATAATATATTTCAGTATAACTTAAGGAAAATAGAAGACTTAGAAAAAAACAGAAAATACTGCAAACATGATATGCAACACTTATTAGATGTGGCAAGAATTATGTATATAATTAGTTTGGAAAATGATTTTAATATACCCAAATACATAATTTATACAACTGCACTTTTGCATGATATAGGTAGGGGAGAACAATATGAAAATGGGACAGCCCATAATATTGCGAGTGTACTAATTGCTAAAGAAATACTGAACCAGTGTGAATATGGTGATAAGCAAATAGATGAAATTTTAGAAGCTATAGGAAACCATAGAAATGACACCGAAAGCTTTGAGGGTTTGAGTAATTTATTATATAAATGTGATAAACTTTCAAGAGATTGTGTCCATTGTGAGGCAAGCGAGGGATGTAAATGGCCTTTGGACAAGAGGAATTTTAAGATAAATTATTAGAACTGATTATATAAAGCAAAAAAAATTTTAGGGGGAAATTTATGATAATAGGGAATAAAGATTTTGAAATAGGTAAAAGGACTTACATAATGGGGATTTTAAATGTTACTCCTGATTCGTTTTCAGATGGGGGTAGATTTAATGAGATCAGCGCAGCTATAAACCGTGCTAAGATAATGGTTGCAGAGGGAGTAGATATTATTGATATTGGTGGAGAATCTACAAGGCCTGGTCATGAAGATGTTAGCGAGGAAGAAGAAATTAAAAGAGTAGTCCCTATTATAAGGGAATTAAAGAAGCAGCTAGATATTCCTATTTCTGTGGACACATACAAAGGGAAAGTTGCAGAGCTCGCAATAAAGGCTGGGGCAGACATGATTAATGATATATGGGGGTTTAAGATGGACCCATATATTGCGGTAGTTGCTGCCAAGTATAATGTACCTTGCTGCTTAATGCACAATCGTGATAATAAAAACTATAAAAATTTAATGCAAGATATAATAAATGATTTAGGTGAAAGTATAATTATTGCTCTAGATGCTGGAGTAAGGAGAGAAAATATTATTTTAGATCCAGGTATTGGTTTTGCTAAAAGTTATGAGGATAATTTAAAAACAATGAATAACCTAGAAAAGTTAAAAAGCTTAGGGTATCCAGTGCTCCTTGGAACATCAAGAAAATCTATGTTAGGAATTGAGCAGGGACTAGATACTAGCGAAAGGCTTGAGGGAACACTTGCAACTACAACTATAGGGATAATGAAGGGCTGCGAATTTATAAGAGTACATGATATAAAAGAGAATAAAAGGGTTTGTGTTTTAACAGATGTTATATGTAAAAGTTAGATAAACATTTGTACATGAGATATAAAAAGGAGATAATACTATGGATAAAATGTACATAAAAGACTTAGAAGTCTATGCTCATCATGGAGTTTTTCAAGAGGAAAAGGTACTCGGACAACGATTTTTAATTTCTATAGAGCTGTTTTTAAGTTTAAGAGAGGCTGGAGTTTCTGATGATATAACAAAAACTGTTCATTATGGAGAGCTTTGTCACAAGGTTGAAGAGGAATTTAAAAAGGAAAATTATGATT
This window of the Clostridium estertheticum genome carries:
- a CDS encoding DUF896 domain-containing protein, which produces MNTDELTNRINYLYKKSKEEKLTDEEILEQKELRQKYIDNVKRNFRAQLDTIKKV
- the pabB gene encoding aminodeoxychorismate synthase component I, whose translation is MKLTIEKVHTKLDGFDIYSLFKENLDTILLDSVRDKETLGRYSFIGVNCFFKFKSKNGMCNTFGEAYAGNTFEELNKILKEYHIENNTELPFVAGGMGYFSYDLGRELEELPNIAKEDIDIPHCCYNFYDNIIIIDNLKKNTYISALGILKSQKDSIYDIKGRIQNGNKVRYEKVGDIKNEFISDFQKSQYINTLSKVRSYIKSGDIYITNLSQRYSCSIKRNAYEIYKDLRHINPAPFAAFMNFEDFNIICSSPERFLSIKDRMVETRPIKGTMPRGKDVDEDNRNKNILINSEKDKAELLNVVDLERNDLSKVCKPNSVKVTQLFKLEEYSTVFHLVSTVVGKLKEEVGPIECIKACFPGGSITGTPKIRSMEIIEELEPVRRNIYTGALGYLGFDGNVDLNIVIRTILIKGNKAYFGVGGGITWDSNEESEYDETLDKARALMRVL
- a CDS encoding aminopeptidase, whose amino-acid sequence is MSDVKSLEKTYEVAWDKYNKNDLEKVFTLSDNYIDFMSKCKTERECVTEFITLAKKNGYKNIDTYINEGTKLKAGDKVYASSMGKTLALFLIGSEPIEKGFKILGAHIDSPRLDLKPNPLYEDSDLALVKTHYYGGVKKYQWVTLPLAIHGVVVKKDGTVVNVVIGEDEKEPVVGISDLLIHLSADQMKKTLDKAIEGEDLNVFMGSIPIKDKDAKNRVKLNILKLLNNKYGIDEEDFVSSELEVVPAGRARNYGLDSSMVMAYGHDDRVCAYTSYEALMNMKQTDKTCIVLLVDKEEVGSIGATGMQSKFFENTVAEVVNLLGKYSELKVRRALANSKMLSSDVTAAYDPTFPSVMEKRNSAYFGKGIVLNKYTGARGKSGCNDANPEFIAELRGIMEKHNITWQTSELGKVDQGGGGTIAYILAEYGMQVIDSGVALHNMHAPWEIASKADIYEACRAYEAFLIEA
- a CDS encoding aminotransferase class IV — encoded protein: MILMNGEENEDKISLDSGFFFGRGAFETILVKEEPILLANHIKRLNSGLNTLGVNKKITQEEIYEAVLKLNCKNCVFKIMVSEKNTIITTRQIPYKKSDYENGYSLGLSEVRRNAYSNLTYIKSFNYVENIIERGIIIDKGHNEALFLNTDGFLSEGAVSNIFFVKNETIYTPKIKCGLLPGIVREFVIQNSSAMGLIVEEGEFTYDQLVDAEGVFITNSIMGIMKVSKVDDKVLNQSTVVSEIKGYYDTYVQRYKG
- the hprK gene encoding HPr(Ser) kinase/phosphatase: MAVTIEELIEHFSLEVLVEGGKGKLINVSDINRPGLQIAGFYEYFGNKRVQLIGMAEWSFLDCMEEDLRQKRLNKYFKLETPCVILTRDLQPHKELIKAAEENGQWLLRTKSISTRFSSKLTNYLDAELAPETRLHGVLLDVYGIGILVTGESGIGKSECALELIKRGHRLIADDAVDIKEVDGVLLGRCPYITSGMLEVRGMGIIDIPAIYGMSSVLNTKTISLLISLTQWNESEEYDRLGIDNQFMDILSVNLRKITLPVRPGRNIAVIIEAAAANYIYSLNSKITPVETINMRIEEVTKARVD
- a CDS encoding PHP domain-containing protein, whose product is MYNRGDFHLHTNASDGKLSPKELIHEASLNGLDIIAITDHDTTLNVEEGIREGINNNIRVIPGIELSTVHNNESIHILGYFKDDEYKNLDFQNFLKDIDDFRVFRGRKIVENLDLFFKIKLDYQKVLDQAKGVIARPHIAKAIIDAGYKYDWNYIFDTFLSNDSPAYVHIKRIPTADGISLLKKVNALVVLAHPVLIKKTSIDEMLGFDFDGIEAVYPVNTKKQKSLLKAKAKEYNKFVTAGSDFHGISTSDTGHGLVGCVSLSNEELAIFVNKLES
- a CDS encoding HD domain-containing protein — encoded protein: MGIINNSLIDDKVDLIIKNNIFQYNLRKIEDLEKNRKYCKHDMQHLLDVARIMYIISLENDFNIPKYIIYTTALLHDIGRGEQYENGTAHNIASVLIAKEILNQCEYGDKQIDEILEAIGNHRNDTESFEGLSNLLYKCDKLSRDCVHCEASEGCKWPLDKRNFKINY
- a CDS encoding anthranilate synthase component II, with protein sequence MFLMIDNYDSFVYNLVRYFEELGEKVLVYRNDKITLADIKRIKPEGIIISPGPKSPEYAGKCMEIVEKFKGHIPILGICLGHQVIAKVFGGKIVPGREPVHGKVSVIKHSGKYIFKDIKSPMKVTRYHSLIVERDSLPEVLEITSETDDGVIMGIRHKNYFIEGLQFHPEAELTQYGHEILENFIKEVRSQNKLVKG
- the folP gene encoding dihydropteroate synthase; translation: MIIGNKDFEIGKRTYIMGILNVTPDSFSDGGRFNEISAAINRAKIMVAEGVDIIDIGGESTRPGHEDVSEEEEIKRVVPIIRELKKQLDIPISVDTYKGKVAELAIKAGADMINDIWGFKMDPYIAVVAAKYNVPCCLMHNRDNKNYKNLMQDIINDLGESIIIALDAGVRRENIILDPGIGFAKSYEDNLKTMNNLEKLKSLGYPVLLGTSRKSMLGIEQGLDTSERLEGTLATTTIGIMKGCEFIRVHDIKENKRVCVLTDVICKS